In Papaver somniferum cultivar HN1 chromosome 9, ASM357369v1, whole genome shotgun sequence, the genomic stretch TTGGCcatgtaaagtttccaaactgtAGGCCGTAAATTCGCATTAATTATCATTTGAACaaactatttttttctttaaaggtCAGAGGATGCCATGTTGGTTGTTTAGTTCGTTTCAATTTCTTTGTTGCCCTGTTTTCATTGAATTGCTAAATTGGAATAATAGTGCAACTatcaaaagatagaatgaatttcATACAGACAAAAAATTGTAATCGAGATGATAATGCTGCTGAGCAAAAACTGGAAACAAAAATGCTTAGACAAGTTTAAGAAATGAGGCGTTCAAATACAGTAACTGTTTATCTCAGATTTGGTGGGGTGCGCCAGCCCACCCCAGCTGTGATGTGAACTCCCCcatgaaaaaaatcaatttaatatcgtgtgagccgatggctcacatatcagatgttaaactgataagaacagatactacacttgattttagccaaaaggccgagaaaggtATGCTTGTTCTGCTCTCGCAATTCCGGTTTTATAGCATTCTTTTTTACTAACAAGGAGATAAAGATACAACATTCTGCTTAAGATTTTTTACTTTTACTAACAGGGAGATGTAAGTCAGCACTTGGACTGAGAGTAATTGGTACAAGCTTAagatttttacttttctttttcctgCAAGTCTCGTTATTCCTTTTTACTAACAAGGAGATACAGATACAACATTCTGCTTAAGATTTTTACTTTTACTAACAGGGAGATGTAAGTCAGCACTTGGACTGAGAGTAATTGGTACAGGCTCCAGTTCAATACTTTGCCAAGACATAACAATTTGTTTACAATCTGATTTACAAAACTTAGATAAAAGCAAAACGTAATTTTGAACAAGATTCTGATCTTCCCATCTGGTACTACAAGAGTTATCATTTATAGCAGTTACAAGGTTAGCATTATCTGACACAAAAAGAACCCCGTCTATTTGAAGTTCATGACACCAGTCGATGGCTGAAAGAAGGGTTGAAGTCTACTTGGCTCACTGTTGTAGTTGTACTAATCCAACATCTTGTTGCATAGAATCGTTTGTTTGGTGTTGCATAAAGTCTAGAATAATATTTCAATTTTTGGGGAAAATTCAACCACTGCCTCAGTTCTGGAATATCAAAAATGAAACAGTGAAATTCCAGCTGAGTACTCTATGGACCAAGGTTGGGGAGGTAGATTCGAAACTAAACATTTGGATTTGAGAATTTTTGGGTTCCTCTAAAAAAGAGAAACCCTCCAAAAATAGGCGTATGCCGCTTATATATGGCAAGCACACGGTATTCTTTAGTAAAAGGCGAAAGAATAGTTCGCTTTGTGCTTACCACACGACTGCGTACATTTTTAGCAAGCGTGAAGAAGTTGTTATATACAAATCATTTTGAGTAGAGTTTTTACTTTGTAACCTATGTGGGACTAGTCGCTTTTCATTGCAGATCTCATATGGGACTTGAGTCCAAGTTATCTTGTGGCCCTAACTAGATCCATCCCCTGAAACAGTTTTACACAGTTGATCTTAGTTATAGCTAGTGTAGAGAGTTTAAATGCATCCACATGATTAAACATTTGCCACTTACTTACATTTAGGGATGTGAAAACAATGTACTAAAACGCATTGTTAGTTTTTTACTATGCGTTTGATTTGTTTCTCCATTGTTATTCTTTCTTTAAAACAGTGTGTGTGATTCGTAACAAAGTCAGCAATGAAACTCAGGTTCCATGATTTTGCTTATGTATTGTGATTTCAAAGTATCTggtcatttactttttttttttcaagatccCCATACAACCGAGGATATAATCCTTTTGTCAATGGATCTACAAGCATAAATTATGTGTTAATGTGCTCCTTAGTCACGTGATTTAACTTGACAcattttctaacaaaagctactTGATATCGATATGCTAATTCTTACTCCCACTTTTCTTGATGTTGGAGTAGAAAACCTGCAGCTAAATTATCACAGTACAACGTTACCGGCTTAAAAATAGAATCCAAAGTTCTTAGCcctgtgataaaaaaaaattgtaaccaTATAGCTACAACTCTATCATCATAGTTGACATTAAAGTTAACACTTGTTTGCACTATTAACATCTTATGAAAATGCAACTTCATCATCTCCGATGTCATAGACACATTTttgaaaatacactttatagtaTGAGGACATTGCAAATTTCCTTGATATTGAAGATCTTCTAAAGAGACAGTTCTTGAATCACCACTTCTTCTTGTATGACATTTCGTGGAATGTCATTCGAAGCGGTAATTCTAAAGAATGTGCATATGTAGTTACTGGATCACACACTTCTTCAATGACTATTCTTTGAAGACTCCCACTGATGTTGCCATCCTCTATAAATCTTGCATTTCTAGCCTCATCAATTTTTGTCTATGTATCTTTCATAATATTCACCTCCTCTACTTGATCTTACACTATTTATTGCTTCATCATTTTGTTTCTCTACTTCGGCTTTAAATGATTTAAAAAACACTTAATGCTTCACTTTTATCATTAAgaagatagagatacaaaatctTATATGATCATCAATAGAGGTGATGAACCATTTTTGACCATTCAAACATGGAGGTGTAAACGGTTCACATATATCGGTATGAATGATTTCCGAAATGTTGGAACTTCTCCTAGCAATTTTCTTTATCTTGTTAGTCTGTTTTCCATTTATACAGTCTACACAAGTACCGAAGTCAGAGAAATCAAGAGTTTGCAAAATACTCTCTTTCACTAACCTCTTTAACCTTGCAATGGAGATATGTCccaatcttctatgccataacaAAGATGACGTACTCTTTATTCACAATACTATGATTTATGCCAATACTTTTAGTCGTGGTGCAAAGGTTATGGTTAAAAATCAGAATCTAAATTAAGCTTCTATAAACCATTCTCAACGTTTTGCAAAATCAACAACATCCGAGTCTTTTAAAAAACTTACAAATtattaaattaaatttaaaaCCAAGAAAACACAAGTCTTGAGATACAAATAAGGTTTCTAGAAAACAAAGTAATGTAAAAGGTTATTTTTCAAATCCAAACGAAAAACAAAGTCAAGGATAAGTATATAGGCTCCAATAGCTCCAATAACTTTTACAGTAGAAGGAATCTTGTTTCCAGAATAGATACAAAATTCACTGTTTGTCGGTTTCCTTTGGCTGAGGAAGCACTGCATAGTATTGGCAATGTGAATTGTAAAACCAGAATCAATCCTCCGAGTATTGTGATAATCAATCATATTGGATTCAAAACATACTAATGAAATGATGAGATTACCTTTATTTTCAAACCATGCTTTATACTTGAGGCAATCTTTCTTCACGTGGCCTTTCTTTTTGCAGAAGAAATACTTAATGGGTTTCTTTAAGTTGGTCTTGTTCACCACCAAGTTATTGTTCTTCTCTTTCTGGGAAGAACTTTCCCCTTTCTCCCCTTGTCCTTTTCCCTGAGAAACTAGATGGGCACTCTCTAGATTCTCCTACTTCAACCTTCCTTCCTCTTGAACACACGTAGTCAATAATTCATTCATAGACCATTTTTCCTTTTGTGCGTTGTAAGAGATTTTGAATTGCACAAATTGAGATGGTAGGGAAATGATTACTAAATGAACAAGAAAATATTCTGAAATTTCCACTTCTAAAGCCCCAAGTTGAGAAGAAATATCTCCCATCTCCATAATGTGTTCACGTACACCGGAAGTCCCATTGTACCTCATTGATGACAATTTTTGCATTAAGGTGCCTGCTAGGACCTTGTCAGAAGTAGCAAATTGTTCTTCAATAGCTTGAAGATAGTCCCTCACGTTGTCATGTTCAGGAATTGAACCTCTGATACTCTTATTAATGTGAGACTTGATAAGCATCAAACTTAGACAATTGGATCTCTCCCACCGTTCATATGTTGCTTTCTCAGCCTGAGTACCGATTGCGATAGCAATTGGTGGTTCTTCCTCATGGATTGCTAAATCAAGATCCATGCATCCTAAATACAAGAGAATTTTCTCCTTCCATTCCTTATAATTGTCACTATTCAATATTGGGATACGAGAAGATGAATCATTCAGAAAAGCAGATTGCATAGCTACAAATAATACTAAATATGctcacaattaattaataaaacaaaCAAAGTCTAGAAATTCAACCAATGTTTACTAATCTAGTTTAAAAACTTTAAGTTATTGTAACCCTCCTGTGGGTAAAAGTTACAACAACACAATATATCATACATACAAatgacatgtatatatatatatgatgccGTATGATATGACTAATAAATTTAAAATATCAAATTTAAAACATCTTTCACTTGTGGTTATTGAGAAATTTTCAATATAATATTTCATTTAAAAATCATATCCCAAATAACACCCGAAAACTTCCCTGTGGGTCATGGTCTATATCATTTATGGttatttgcattaatttaaagCTTTAAATCTACAAGGTGTTGTGGCTGATCTTATAAATTGAACTGATTAACTCAAAATATTTTACAATAATTAAAAGGCAATTAATCCTTAATCAAACAACCTAAAATATCTCCGGCACTACATGGAAACTGTCGTTTGTTATGCATATCATTATATACGATTACTACACAATTCCAATAATTTGAAACAGGCTGAATGGAGCATTAGTGAGAAATTCTAGGATATGCTGGACAAACAAgagataattatgaaaacaataaTTCCTAAATATACGTATGAGATATAGAGTACCCTATCATATCTCATCTGTTACGTGCTATCTCATGAGTCATCATACATGCACTGCACACGCACAATCTTAAATATGCACCAtcttcaatccttaaatatatgcACGGGAtccttatatatatatgcatgagATAATTAAGAAAACAACATATGCCGATTGCCCATTCATTGGTTCGTGAAGTCATCTTGATCCTTAATTAATTCAAGGACAGTTTCAAAACGCATTTAAATACGGAGTATGTGGCAAAATCTTTATTGCCTAAAGATAAATAGGCAGACAATTAAGGAAACAGATAAGATGATTGATACGTTGTAAATATCCACGAAATATTCATGCAATCAGAATATATTCTTCATTAAAAACTTAACCATGCAAATCTCGTAATTAAGGAAACCATTACATTACTCCAACAATTCAAATTAAACAGAATCTTAACTAGGTACGCTCAGCAAGATGTGGACCCTATTAATAGTTAAAATCATCGGAAACATGTATACATCCAAATCAAACGGCTTTCCCATGATTACCGTGATTATAAAATATGATTTGGTTATAATTTTGATTTACCAAATTTACTGTCATATAAATATGATCCTAGATCATGATTGGTACTATCAAATCGAACAAGGACCAGAGCAGCCTGTGCTCTGATGTCAAATGTTAGAAAAATCTTTATGCGGAAATAAGATAGAATCACATACCTCCAGTCATTGTCGATTTGATCGGAATAGATAAGAACCAATAATGAAAACCAAAAAGCCAATCCTTTTGCAAGTGATGTACGAATGCCAATCATTTTTCTCCAAGTGCTGCGCACTTATGTTTGGGCTGTCAATTTTTTATATGGAAGCTGCCAATTTCAACCATTAAAACCCATTCAACTGTATACAAAAGCCGAACGGCCCCACACCCTATTTCTATAGGGGGTTGAGACTCTATTACACACACAGCATAACAAAAAACCGGAGTACAAAATGCTTAGATTTCATACTTGAAAGTGCAGACAAGTTGGGGTTTGAGACTTATCAGCATAATGACTAGACTAAACTGCCTCAAATGTTTTTTGTTAGTTTTGGTAGGGGTGCGCCAGGCCTTTTAAGTAGTGCAATGCAGAGGCGACGGGTAAGAACCCCAGCAGCAAGCAACTGAGATGGGAAATCCCCCatggaaaaaaattaaattaatatccTGTCAAGTAGAACCGAGTTTCTAGTCTTCCGGATGCTCTATTTAGCTCCCAGCTTAAGAGTTTCACCTACATCCTTCATGATTAACCATTGTTGATTCAAGTCGCTGATAGCAAGCTGAAGTTCATTTCAGTTCTAAGGGATAAATTGGAGCCAAACATCACAGCTTGAGTAACTTTGAAACGTATGAAATGGCTGACTGGGAAACATCCCTAGTTTGTTTTTATGGTTGGACACATGTTTCACCTAAATTATTGACAGAGGAACCCAAACACAGTGTACCACCTTATGCAGTGTGTTTGTCTTTTCCTTGAACACCAAAACAAATGTTTGTTCAAGTTTGCTAATGAGCAATGGCACCTCTAAAGAGATTAATATGCATTCATCCTCCAATAGGATTGATCAAGACGTTGGGTAAGAGGTTTCGAACTTTCGAACACCAATGGATATATGACTGGCTTTGGTTGAAAAAACATGGTATATAGTTCCTACACTATGtcgaaacaaagaaagaaaaaagtggTGTACCAAATTTTAAGTGATGGCAAGAAGAAATATCACCA encodes the following:
- the LOC113311542 gene encoding uncharacterized protein LOC113311542 — protein: MQSAFLNDSSSRIPILNSDNYKEWKEKILLYLGCMDLDLAIHEEEPPIAIAIGTQAEKATYERWERSNCLSLMLIKSHINKSIRGSIPEHDNVRDYLQAIEEQFATSDKVLAGTLMQKLSSMRYNGTSGVREHIMEMGDISSQLGALEVEISEYFLVHLVIISLPSQFVQFKISYNAQKEKWSMNELLTTCVQEEGRLK